A stretch of the Malus sylvestris chromosome 10, drMalSylv7.2, whole genome shotgun sequence genome encodes the following:
- the LOC126584988 gene encoding cyclin-A3-4-like isoform X1 produces the protein MDDTVSTNRSSNKRPCSTSPSLQIPAPKRRVVLGELTNSSIQNSDRKKPMRKSNMMKKEMEVQETEIVASSVDQTKSECSSSIYQHLHSLEMEANKRPSPSYMGRVQNDISPNMREILVDWLVEVAEEYQLATDTLYLTVSYLDRYLSSYAVSRSKLQLLGVCCMFVASKYEEICPPRVEDFCYVTDNTYMVEEMLEMERDVVKFLNSDTGPPTTKNFLRLFTRAALENNKSAGMFEFLSCYLLELSLLDYNCVQFLPSVVAASAIFLSRFTIQPNVHPWSLALQLYSGYRPSDLKMCVLAIHDLQLNRKSSSLQAIREKYMRPKNKSVAKLSSLSEIPAAYFEAIYP, from the exons ATGGACGACACCGTCAGCACCAACCGCTCCTCTAATAAGCGACCCTGCTCCACCTCTCCGTCCCTGCAGATTCCCGCTCCCAAGAGGCGAGTTGTCCTGGGCGAACTCACCAACTCGTCGATTCAGAACTCGGATCGGAAGAAACCCATGAGGAAGAGTAACATGATGAAGAAAGAAATGGAGGTTCAAGAGACGGAGATTGTTGCCAGCTCTGTCGATCAAACCAAGTCTGAATGCTCGTCTTCTATATATCAGCATCTTCACTCCTTGGAG ATGGAGGCGAACAAGAGGCCGTCACCCAGTTACATGGGTAGGGTGCAAAATGATATTTCACCAAACATGCGTGAAATTCTGGTGGATTGGTTGGTGGAGGTTGCAGAGGAATACCAGCTTGCTACAGACACCCTTTATCTCACTGTATCATATCTTGACAGATACCTTTCTTCATATGCTGTCAGCAGGAGCAAGCTACAGCTTCTTGGTGTTTGTTGCATGTTTGTTGCCTC AAAATATGAAGAGATTTGCCCTCCACGTGTTGAAGACTTCTGCTATGTAACAGATAATACTTACATGGTGGAAGAG aTGTTGGAAATGGAGAGGGATGTGGTCAAATTTTTGAACTCTGACACGGGTCCTCCTACAACAAAGAATTTCCTCAG GCTCTTTACAAGAGCTGCCCTGGAGAACAACAAA TCTGCTGGTATGTTCGAATTCTTGAGTTGCTATCTTTTGGAGCTAAGTTTGTTAGACTACAACTGTGTCCAGTTCCTACCATCAGTTGTTGCTGCATCAGCTATTTTCCTTTCAAGGTTCACGATCCAACCTAATGTGCATCCTTGG AGCTTGGCATTGCAATTGTATTCTGGTTATAGACCATCCGACTTGAAAATGTGTGTCCTTGCTATTCATGACCTGCAGTTGAACAGAAAATCAAGCTCTCTGCAAGCGATAAGAGAAAAATACATGAGACCAAAG AATAAGAGCGTGGCGAAACTGTCTTCGCTCTCTGAAATTCCTGCAGCTTATTTTGAGGCCATCTACCCATGA
- the LOC126584988 gene encoding cyclin-A3-4-like isoform X2 codes for MDDTVSTNRSSNKRPCSTSPSLQIPAPKRRVVLGELTNSSIQNSDRKKPMRKSNMMKKEMEVQETEIVASSVDQTKSECSSSIYQHLHSLEMEANKRPSPSYMGRVQNDISPNMREILVDWLVEVAEEYQLATDTLYLTVSYLDRYLSSYAVSRSKLQLLGVCCIKYEEICPPRVEDFCYVTDNTYMVEEMLEMERDVVKFLNSDTGPPTTKNFLRLFTRAALENNKSAGMFEFLSCYLLELSLLDYNCVQFLPSVVAASAIFLSRFTIQPNVHPWSLALQLYSGYRPSDLKMCVLAIHDLQLNRKSSSLQAIREKYMRPKNKSVAKLSSLSEIPAAYFEAIYP; via the exons ATGGACGACACCGTCAGCACCAACCGCTCCTCTAATAAGCGACCCTGCTCCACCTCTCCGTCCCTGCAGATTCCCGCTCCCAAGAGGCGAGTTGTCCTGGGCGAACTCACCAACTCGTCGATTCAGAACTCGGATCGGAAGAAACCCATGAGGAAGAGTAACATGATGAAGAAAGAAATGGAGGTTCAAGAGACGGAGATTGTTGCCAGCTCTGTCGATCAAACCAAGTCTGAATGCTCGTCTTCTATATATCAGCATCTTCACTCCTTGGAG ATGGAGGCGAACAAGAGGCCGTCACCCAGTTACATGGGTAGGGTGCAAAATGATATTTCACCAAACATGCGTGAAATTCTGGTGGATTGGTTGGTGGAGGTTGCAGAGGAATACCAGCTTGCTACAGACACCCTTTATCTCACTGTATCATATCTTGACAGATACCTTTCTTCATATGCTGTCAGCAGGAGCAAGCTACAGCTTCTTGGTGTTTGTTGCAT AAAATATGAAGAGATTTGCCCTCCACGTGTTGAAGACTTCTGCTATGTAACAGATAATACTTACATGGTGGAAGAG aTGTTGGAAATGGAGAGGGATGTGGTCAAATTTTTGAACTCTGACACGGGTCCTCCTACAACAAAGAATTTCCTCAG GCTCTTTACAAGAGCTGCCCTGGAGAACAACAAA TCTGCTGGTATGTTCGAATTCTTGAGTTGCTATCTTTTGGAGCTAAGTTTGTTAGACTACAACTGTGTCCAGTTCCTACCATCAGTTGTTGCTGCATCAGCTATTTTCCTTTCAAGGTTCACGATCCAACCTAATGTGCATCCTTGG AGCTTGGCATTGCAATTGTATTCTGGTTATAGACCATCCGACTTGAAAATGTGTGTCCTTGCTATTCATGACCTGCAGTTGAACAGAAAATCAAGCTCTCTGCAAGCGATAAGAGAAAAATACATGAGACCAAAG AATAAGAGCGTGGCGAAACTGTCTTCGCTCTCTGAAATTCCTGCAGCTTATTTTGAGGCCATCTACCCATGA
- the LOC126584988 gene encoding cyclin-A3-4-like isoform X3, whose protein sequence is MDDTVSTNRSSNKRPCSTSPSLQIPAPKRRVVLGELTNSSIQNSDRKKPMRKSNMMKKEMEVQETEIVASSVDQTKSECSSSIYQHLHSLEMEANKRPSPSYMGRVQNDISPNMREILVDWLVEVAEEYQLATDTLYLTVSYLDRYLSSYAVSRSKLQLLGVCCMFVASKYEEICPPRVEDFCYVTDNTYMVEESAGMFEFLSCYLLELSLLDYNCVQFLPSVVAASAIFLSRFTIQPNVHPWSLALQLYSGYRPSDLKMCVLAIHDLQLNRKSSSLQAIREKYMRPKNKSVAKLSSLSEIPAAYFEAIYP, encoded by the exons ATGGACGACACCGTCAGCACCAACCGCTCCTCTAATAAGCGACCCTGCTCCACCTCTCCGTCCCTGCAGATTCCCGCTCCCAAGAGGCGAGTTGTCCTGGGCGAACTCACCAACTCGTCGATTCAGAACTCGGATCGGAAGAAACCCATGAGGAAGAGTAACATGATGAAGAAAGAAATGGAGGTTCAAGAGACGGAGATTGTTGCCAGCTCTGTCGATCAAACCAAGTCTGAATGCTCGTCTTCTATATATCAGCATCTTCACTCCTTGGAG ATGGAGGCGAACAAGAGGCCGTCACCCAGTTACATGGGTAGGGTGCAAAATGATATTTCACCAAACATGCGTGAAATTCTGGTGGATTGGTTGGTGGAGGTTGCAGAGGAATACCAGCTTGCTACAGACACCCTTTATCTCACTGTATCATATCTTGACAGATACCTTTCTTCATATGCTGTCAGCAGGAGCAAGCTACAGCTTCTTGGTGTTTGTTGCATGTTTGTTGCCTC AAAATATGAAGAGATTTGCCCTCCACGTGTTGAAGACTTCTGCTATGTAACAGATAATACTTACATGGTGGAAGAG TCTGCTGGTATGTTCGAATTCTTGAGTTGCTATCTTTTGGAGCTAAGTTTGTTAGACTACAACTGTGTCCAGTTCCTACCATCAGTTGTTGCTGCATCAGCTATTTTCCTTTCAAGGTTCACGATCCAACCTAATGTGCATCCTTGG AGCTTGGCATTGCAATTGTATTCTGGTTATAGACCATCCGACTTGAAAATGTGTGTCCTTGCTATTCATGACCTGCAGTTGAACAGAAAATCAAGCTCTCTGCAAGCGATAAGAGAAAAATACATGAGACCAAAG AATAAGAGCGTGGCGAAACTGTCTTCGCTCTCTGAAATTCCTGCAGCTTATTTTGAGGCCATCTACCCATGA
- the LOC126584280 gene encoding uncharacterized protein LOC126584280 translates to MEDKLDRMFSNTVATGEHAWAPSSGVLPPDTRDESIGQVDSDDKDEIETMQDIRQASRKGKKRAANQGELQNKKGKKIGGAVKLCGQIDRLVEVYETRSSANSLMSKLHIGNSISEVLATVAQLPGCYRYIFNMNTSDDDVQDLEDGVIICAVARAIETYYLKYVHKTPCMNSSQTDIVYKMAIDIIKPMDSEFRGIPQEIRRDTRYMPYFKDCIGAIDGVHVEASIPPPDQVPYIGRKGIPTQNVMAACNFDMQFTFACAGWEGTAHDTRVFLCVLRNPNLNFPKPPNGKYYLVDAGYPQMRGYLGPYKGERYHLPDFRKGPEPTGHKEVFNHMHSSLRSIIERTFGVWKKRWAILRDMPNYTFNKQVKIVIATMALHNYIRRYSESDRHFDDPRDYCEECDSSDDDDEEYQNYQVEGSHEIEALRNR, encoded by the exons ATGGAGGACAAATTAGACAGGATGTTCTCGAATACAGTTGCTACCGGTGAACATGCATGGGCACCTTCCTCTGGAGTACTACCACCAGATACAAGAGATGAATCTATAGGACAAGTTGATTCAGATGATAAGGATGAAATTGAGACCATGCAGGATATAAGGCAAGCTAgtaggaagggaaaaaaaagagcGGCTAACCAAGGAGAATTGCAAaacaagaaagggaaaaaaattggagGTGCTGTAAAACTTTGTGGTCAAATTGACCGTCTTGTTGAAGTTTATGAAACTAGGAGTTCTGCAAACTCATTGATGTCCAAACTGCATATAGGAAATAGTATTTCAGAAGTGTTAGCGACTGTTGCACAATTGCCTGGTT GTTACAGGTATATATTCAATATGAATACCTCTGATGATGATGTTCAGGATTTGGAGGATGGTGTAATTATATGCGCTGTAGCGAGAGCTATTGaaacatattatttaaaatatgtCCACAAAACTCCGTGTATGAATTCTTCCCAAACAG ATATCGTATATAAGATGGCAATAGATATTATCAAACCGATGGATTCTGAGTTTCGTGGCATTCCCCAAGAAATAAGGAGAGATACAAGATACATGCCTTATTTTAAG GATTGTATTGGTGCCATAGATGGAGTACATGTTGAGGCTTCAATACCACCTCCGGATCAAGTTCCATACATTGGTAGGAAAGGAATACCGACACAAAATGTTATGGCTGCATGTAATTTTGACATGCAATTCACATTTGCTTGTGCCGGATGGGAAGGCACTGCACATGATACAAGGGTTTTTTTATGCGTGCTACGGAATCCAAATTTAAACTTTCCAAAGCCTCCAAATG gaAAATATTATTTGGTAGATGCGGGGTACCCACAAATGAGAGGTTATTTGGGACCATATAAAGGTGAAAGATATCATCTCCCGGATTTTCGTAAGGGTCCCGAACCAACGGGTCATAAAGAGGTATTCAACCACATGCATTCTTCTCTAAGGAGCATCATTGAACGAACTTTTGGGGTATGGAAGAAAAGATGGGCAATTTTAAGGGATATGCCTAATTACACGTTCAATAAGCAAGTGAAGATTGTCATTGCTACAATGGCTCTTCATAACTACATACGGAGGTATTCTGAAAGTGATCGTCATTTTGATGACCCCAGGGACTATTGTGAAGAGTGCGAtagtagtgatgatgatgatgaagaatacCAAAATTATCAAGTTGAAGGATCCCATGAGATAGAAGCATTAAGAAATAGATAG